A segment of the Verrucomicrobiota bacterium genome:
GTTCGTGAGCGCGTAAGAAAAAGGCCATCAGCCCTGGATCTTAGCAGGCTCGAAGGGGATGGGAAGAGCCGAGGTCTGCACACAACGTAAAAAGGCGATTTTGGAGGGGTGAAAATGTCGATTTTGTGGGGGATTTTGAATTTCCGCTCCCGCGATTTTTTTCAAAAACCCCGCCAGTTGCGAAAGTCGGGTTAACCGCGCCCTTGTGGTGCGAGATGATGCACGGGGGAGCGCGATTTGATCCAACCCGCATTGCGGAAACTCCATGGGGAACGTTTCCCACCCCAGTCGAGTGTGAAAGATGCGGGCTAGCGGGTCAGGGTTTCTCGGGAACTCCCAACTCCTTCAACTTGGCAGCCACATCCGCACCGTGCTTGCCGGCATTCACTTTGGTGTCGATGAACAGGATCTTGCCGTCTTTTCCGATGTAGAAGGTCCAGCGTTGGGCGAAGTTTCCATTCGCGGCTAGCACCCGGTAGGCTTTGGCGACGGCTTTGGTTTCGTCGCTCAGAATGGGGTAATCGAGCCCGAGGGATTCGGCGAACTTCTTGTTCCCCCTTTCACCCTCCATCGGATCACAACTCGCAGCGAAGTAGACGGCTTCGAACTTCTTCAGCGCGGCGCCGCTCTCACGGAGCGACTTGCATTCGGCCGTTCACCCACCGGTAAAAGCCTTGGGAAACCACGCAATCACCACCGCTCTCTTTCCCTTGTGGGTGGAGAGCGCATGCATTTTCCCGTCGCTGCCGGGAAGCGCAAAATCCGGCGCCGGGTCTCCGGCCTTCGGGGAATCGGCCGCCCTCAGGCTCACGGACGGCAGGGAGGTGAGAAGGAGGCTCACCGCCAGGGAAAACCAAGCGCGCGGGGATTTCATTTTCATCATTCAAATAAAGCATCCTTCCATTTTCAAGCATTCCTTTCGTGCATCCGACATAGCCAAGCCCGGTTTCCTGTTCTACAATCCTGCTCGTTGCCGGAATCGTCATGGCTATGAAATCTTCGAAATCCACCTCCACCCGCGTTATTTCCCTGATCGCCAATGGCGATCTTCGACTGTCCGCCAACCAAAAATGTTGGGCCGAGCAAGCCAAGATGGAGCGTGCTCTTTCCAAAGCCGTGGCCGATTGCGGATTCAGGCTCATCCGCGCACACGCCTTCGACCCGAAAAAGCAGCACGGATTTATCGACTCTCAGAAGATGGGCCTGGAAGTCTTTCGTTCCTTGGATCCCGACGTTCCGTTGATCGTCGGCGAATCCGTCTGGCAGTACAGCCAGCATGTCCTGCCCGGGCTTTCCACCCATCGAGCCCCGATCCTCACCGTGGCGAATTGGAGCGGCACCTGGCCCGGCTTGGTGGGCATGTTGAATTTGAATGGATCGCTGACCAAAATGGGGATTCCGTACAGCACGCTTTGGAGCGAGGATTTTCGCGATCGTTTTTTCCTGGACGGACTGCGCGCGTGGATTGACACCGGCCGCGCCACGCACGATCAGTCGCACGTCCGGCCTTTCGATTGGCTTCGGATGCCGAGCCGGGACGAGGCTTTGGGCCGGGACTTCGCACGGCGGTTTCGCAACCGCAAAGCGCTGATGGGCGTCTTTGACGAAGGATGCATGGGGATGCACAACGCCATCATTCCCGATGAACTGCTGAACCCCACGGGAGTGTTCAAGGAACGCTTGAGCCAGTCCGCATTATATGCCGCGATGCATCAGCGAGTGACGGGCGACGAAGCGCGCGGGGTGCTGGACTGGCTGCAGCGCAAGGGGATGACTTTCCACTGGGGCCGGGACGAGGCGAGCGAGTTGACGGAGCGGCAGACCTTGGAACAGTGCCGGATGTATGTGGCGGCTCTGCGCCTGGCCGATGAATTCGGATGCGACACGATTGGCATCCAGTATCAGCAAGGATTGAAGGACCTGGCCCCCGCCAGTGATCTCGTGGAGGGATTGCTGAATAACGCCGAGCGCCCGCCGGTGCGGGAGGAGCATGGAACACGCGTCTTGTTCGAAGGCGAAGCGCTCCCCCACTTCAACGAAGTCGATGAAGGCGCGGGGTTGGATGGCTTGATCACTTACCGTTTATGGAGGGAGCTGGGATTCAGACCCGAGAACACGCTGCACGATCTGCGGTGGGGCCGTCACTACCGGGGACAGGGCATCGACGCCTACGTGTGGGTGTTCCTGATATCGGGGGCGGCTCCGCCGGCGCACTTCATCGGTGGGTATCGCGGAACGAGCAGTGAACGCCAGCCGGCCATGTACTTCCGATTGGGGGGGGGGACGGTCAAGGGGATTTCCAAGCCGGGCGTTATCGTATGGAGCCGGGTGTTCATCGCGCGGGGCAAACTTTGCTGCGACATCGGGGTGGGGAAGGTCGTCTCGTTGTCGGCCGAAGAGACCGACGATCGCTGGAAACAAACCACTCCGCAATGGCCGATCATGCACGCCGTCCTCGAGGGC
Coding sequences within it:
- a CDS encoding redoxin domain-containing protein; translated protein: MKSPRAWFSLAVSLLLTSLPSVSLRAADSPKAGDPAPDFALPGSDGKMHALSTHKGKRAVVIAWFPKAFTGGUTAECKSLRESGAALKKFEAVYFAASCDPMEGERGNKKFAESLGLDYPILSDETKAVAKAYRVLAANGNFAQRWTFYIGKDGKILFIDTKVNAGKHGADVAAKLKELGVPEKP
- a CDS encoding fucose isomerase — encoded protein: MKSSKSTSTRVISLIANGDLRLSANQKCWAEQAKMERALSKAVADCGFRLIRAHAFDPKKQHGFIDSQKMGLEVFRSLDPDVPLIVGESVWQYSQHVLPGLSTHRAPILTVANWSGTWPGLVGMLNLNGSLTKMGIPYSTLWSEDFRDRFFLDGLRAWIDTGRATHDQSHVRPFDWLRMPSRDEALGRDFARRFRNRKALMGVFDEGCMGMHNAIIPDELLNPTGVFKERLSQSALYAAMHQRVTGDEARGVLDWLQRKGMTFHWGRDEASELTERQTLEQCRMYVAALRLADEFGCDTIGIQYQQGLKDLAPASDLVEGLLNNAERPPVREEHGTRVLFEGEALPHFNEVDEGAGLDGLITYRLWRELGFRPENTLHDLRWGRHYRGQGIDAYVWVFLISGAAPPAHFIGGYRGTSSERQPAMYFRLGGGTVKGISKPGVIVWSRVFIARGKLCCDIGVGKVVSLSAEETDDRWKQTTPQWPIMHAVLEGVTRDQMMARHKSNHIQVVYAPSAKQAHRAARIKAAALAELGLEVCLCGDVALE